In Collimonas arenae, a single genomic region encodes these proteins:
- a CDS encoding glutathione S-transferase C-terminal domain-containing protein translates to MELYFSPLACSLATRIALYEADAKADYIQVNTKLKQLHDGTDFYPINALGQVPVLRTDDGDLLTENTAILPYVADLFPQAALAPADRLQRARMQQWLGFISTELHKALFVPLLDPHASEPVKTYARNKAGLRLGHLQTHLADREFLLDRFSVADAYLFTVLNWASHGGIDLAQWPRVKEYYGRQLQRPSIAQALTEELALFRAKS, encoded by the coding sequence ATGGAACTGTATTTTTCCCCGCTGGCCTGTTCGCTGGCAACCCGCATTGCCCTGTATGAGGCTGACGCCAAGGCAGACTATATCCAGGTCAATACCAAGCTCAAGCAGTTGCATGATGGTACGGATTTCTATCCGATCAACGCATTGGGCCAAGTGCCGGTATTGCGCACGGATGATGGCGATTTATTGACTGAAAACACCGCCATCCTGCCCTACGTCGCGGACCTGTTCCCGCAAGCGGCGCTGGCGCCCGCAGACCGTCTGCAGCGCGCCAGAATGCAGCAATGGCTGGGCTTCATCAGCACGGAGCTGCACAAGGCCTTGTTTGTGCCGCTACTCGATCCCCACGCTTCGGAACCGGTGAAGACCTATGCCCGCAACAAGGCAGGTCTGCGCCTTGGCCATTTGCAGACGCATCTGGCTGACCGCGAATTCCTTCTGGACCGCTTCAGCGTGGCCGATGCCTATCTGTTCACCGTGCTTAACTGGGCCTCCCATGGCGGCATCGATCTGGCGCAATGGCCACGGGTCAAGGAATACTATGGCCGGCAGTTGCAGCGCCCCAGCATTGCGCAGGCGCTGACAGAAGAGCTCGCGCTATTCCGCGCAAAATCCTGA
- a CDS encoding S10 family peptidase, with protein MSIKRKILFGIAGSVQLFALAFSANPAFSQEAPQSELAAARLPADQPYNDKTLYGFGAGDGLAAAQVTENAAITHNRITINGRTINYTATAGHLTATDPQTGKPEASVFYVAYTADKQHAGKRPVTFFYNGGPGSSSVWLHLGSFSPKRIVTGDPATTEPLPFPFVDNKQSLIDTTDMVFIDAVGTGFSEAISPNTNQTFWGVDADAAVFRDFITRYLNVNQRQASPKYLYGESYGTPRTDVLANLLEIGGTKLTGVVLQSSVLNYNSNADMNGGSYGPFFPGYAAVGAYFNLVTPPPANLTAFSKQMRAFVVSSYEPAVDAFLASNTPPSANLLSQLFMNTGYPVAQWKADFNLDETTFRQNLIPGSLVGRYDGRVVAVNGSPLAADGDPSSTLITQPFTDRMNDYLPHGLKYTAVSTYNIENGDTIQNWVWTHDGLYLPDTIPDLAAAIYQNPKLKVLSENGYHDLATPFYNTELDLGRLGTISNLKITHYRGGHMIYLFDPSRLLMKGDLVRYYDSRS; from the coding sequence ATGTCGATTAAACGAAAGATATTGTTTGGTATTGCAGGTTCAGTACAATTGTTCGCGCTCGCATTCAGCGCCAATCCTGCGTTTTCCCAAGAGGCCCCGCAAAGCGAACTGGCTGCCGCGCGGCTGCCGGCGGACCAGCCTTATAACGATAAGACGCTGTATGGCTTTGGCGCCGGCGATGGCCTTGCCGCAGCGCAGGTGACGGAAAATGCAGCGATCACCCACAACAGGATTACGATCAACGGCAGGACCATCAATTACACCGCCACCGCCGGCCATCTGACGGCAACCGATCCCCAGACCGGCAAGCCGGAAGCGAGCGTATTTTATGTCGCCTACACTGCGGACAAACAACACGCCGGCAAACGTCCGGTCACTTTTTTCTATAACGGCGGCCCGGGTTCATCCTCGGTCTGGCTGCATCTCGGTTCTTTCAGCCCCAAACGCATCGTCACCGGCGATCCTGCTACCACTGAGCCATTGCCATTTCCGTTTGTCGACAACAAGCAAAGCCTGATCGATACCACCGACATGGTGTTCATTGACGCCGTCGGCACCGGATTTTCCGAGGCGATCAGTCCCAATACCAACCAGACGTTCTGGGGCGTGGATGCCGATGCCGCCGTGTTCCGAGATTTCATCACCCGTTATCTGAACGTCAACCAGCGGCAGGCGTCGCCGAAATACCTGTACGGCGAATCGTATGGCACGCCGCGCACCGATGTGCTGGCCAATCTGCTGGAAATCGGCGGCACCAAACTGACCGGCGTCGTGCTGCAATCGTCGGTTCTGAACTACAACTCCAATGCCGATATGAACGGTGGATCGTATGGGCCGTTCTTCCCAGGCTATGCCGCGGTCGGCGCCTATTTCAACCTGGTCACGCCACCGCCAGCCAATCTCACCGCATTCTCCAAACAGATGCGCGCATTCGTGGTGAGCAGTTATGAACCTGCCGTGGATGCTTTCCTGGCGTCGAACACGCCGCCTTCAGCTAATCTGCTGAGCCAGCTTTTCATGAATACCGGCTATCCGGTGGCGCAGTGGAAGGCAGATTTCAACCTGGATGAAACCACCTTCAGGCAGAACCTGATTCCTGGTTCGCTGGTCGGTCGCTACGATGGCCGGGTAGTCGCGGTCAACGGCAGCCCATTGGCGGCAGACGGCGATCCGTCCAGCACCCTGATCACCCAGCCGTTCACCGACCGGATGAATGATTACCTGCCGCATGGCTTGAAATATACCGCTGTCTCTACCTACAATATAGAAAACGGCGACACCATCCAGAATTGGGTCTGGACCCACGACGGCTTGTACCTGCCGGATACGATTCCCGACCTGGCGGCGGCGATTTATCAAAATCCCAAGCTCAAGGTGCTGTCAGAGAATGGCTATCACGATCTCGCCACGCCGTTCTACAACACCGAACTGGATCTGGGGCGTCTTGGAACAATCTCCAACCTGAAGATCACACATTATCGCGGCGGCCACATGATTTATCTCTTCGATCCTTCGCGTTTGCTGATGAAGGGCGATCTGGTCAGGTACTACGACAGCCGCTCATGA
- the pgm gene encoding phosphoglucomutase (alpha-D-glucose-1,6-bisphosphate-dependent) produces MKISPLAGKPAPMALLVDVPKLVSAYYTNIPDPEVVEQRVAFGTSGHRGSSFDSSFNEAHVLAISQAICTYRSKHGINGPLFVGADTHALSVSACASAVEVLAANGVDIMLAEGDEYTPTPAVSHAIINYNRGRSSGLADGIVITPSHNPPEDGGFKYNPPNGGAADTDVTGWIEAAANAFLKGGLKDVKRMPLQKALRLDTTHRYDFLNTYVSELGLVIDMGVIRDAGIHLGVDPLGGAGVHYWQRIGEHYKLNLSVISEEVDPTFRFMALDWDGRIRMDPSSSYAMQRLLGMRDRYDIAFACDTDHDRHGIVTRSVGLMPANHYLAVAIEYLFQHRSQWPQTAGVGKTVVSSQIIDRICARLKRKLVEVPAGFKWFADGLSDGSLGFGGEESAGATFLRLDGSAWTTDKDGLVPGLLAAEITARSGRDPGDAYRLLASEFGDPVATRVEASATPAQKKMLAALSPQKIQSTELAGEKIQSVISKAPGNDAPVGGVRVATAGGWFAARPSGTENIYKIYAESFHGEDHLQRIVKEAQAIVDAALAGASQSQPPPAATK; encoded by the coding sequence ATGAAAATCAGTCCCCTGGCCGGCAAGCCGGCCCCCATGGCGTTACTGGTGGATGTGCCAAAGCTGGTCTCCGCCTACTATACGAATATCCCCGATCCTGAGGTGGTGGAGCAGCGTGTAGCGTTCGGGACTTCCGGTCACCGCGGATCGTCGTTCGATAGCAGCTTTAACGAAGCCCATGTTCTGGCCATCAGCCAGGCGATTTGCACCTATCGCAGCAAGCATGGCATCAACGGTCCGTTGTTTGTCGGTGCAGATACCCACGCACTGTCGGTATCTGCCTGCGCCAGCGCGGTCGAAGTGCTGGCGGCCAATGGTGTCGACATCATGCTGGCGGAAGGTGACGAATACACGCCGACGCCGGCCGTCTCGCACGCCATCATCAACTATAACCGTGGCCGCAGCAGCGGCCTGGCGGATGGCATCGTTATCACGCCTTCGCATAATCCACCGGAAGACGGCGGCTTCAAGTACAACCCGCCCAATGGCGGCGCTGCCGATACCGATGTCACCGGCTGGATCGAAGCCGCCGCCAATGCGTTTCTCAAGGGTGGTCTCAAGGATGTCAAAAGAATGCCGCTGCAAAAGGCTTTGCGGCTGGACACTACACATCGTTATGATTTTCTGAATACCTATGTCAGCGAACTCGGCCTGGTGATCGACATGGGAGTGATTCGCGACGCTGGCATCCATCTGGGCGTGGACCCGTTGGGCGGAGCGGGCGTTCATTACTGGCAGCGGATCGGCGAGCATTACAAGCTGAACCTGAGTGTGATAAGCGAAGAGGTCGATCCGACCTTCCGTTTCATGGCGCTTGATTGGGATGGTCGCATCCGCATGGATCCGTCATCGTCCTACGCCATGCAGCGCCTGCTGGGAATGAGGGATCGTTACGATATTGCATTCGCCTGCGACACCGATCATGACCGCCACGGCATCGTCACCAGAAGCGTCGGTCTGATGCCGGCCAATCATTATCTGGCGGTGGCCATTGAATATCTTTTCCAGCACCGCAGCCAGTGGCCGCAGACTGCGGGCGTTGGCAAGACTGTGGTCAGCAGCCAGATCATCGACCGCATCTGCGCCCGTCTGAAGCGCAAGCTGGTAGAGGTGCCGGCCGGCTTCAAATGGTTTGCCGACGGCCTGAGCGACGGTTCGCTCGGCTTTGGCGGCGAGGAGAGCGCGGGCGCCACGTTCTTGCGGCTGGATGGATCGGCCTGGACCACTGACAAGGATGGCCTGGTGCCGGGGTTGCTGGCGGCGGAGATTACTGCACGCAGCGGCCGCGATCCGGGCGACGCGTATCGCCTGCTGGCCAGCGAGTTCGGCGATCCGGTGGCTACCAGGGTCGAAGCGAGCGCAACGCCGGCGCAAAAGAAAATGCTGGCCGCCTTGTCGCCGCAGAAAATTCAAAGCACTGAATTGGCCGGTGAGAAAATCCAAAGCGTCATCAGCAAGGCGCCCGGTAACGACGCACCTGTCGGCGGCGTGCGTGTGGCTACAGCCGGTGGCTGGTTTGCAGCGCGGCCATCAGGTACGGAGAATATCTACAAGATCTACGCTGAGAGTTTTCATGGCGAGGATCACTTGCAACGTATCGTCAAAGAGGCGCAGGCAATTGTCGACGCTGCGCTGGCCGGCGCTTCCCAATCACAACCGCCGCCGGCAGCCACAAAATGA
- a CDS encoding EF-hand domain-containing protein, which translates to MKRFLIFSALAMPMLAAALPALAQAPAADMQSATTSRQGMAQLGDPYVPPRVKAAARAAALGPSTTTTGVSVQDRALKKLQTKFNEADTDGTGSVTKSQAQKAGFGFVANNFEQIDVGHAGRVTFENVKSFMRSNGAAF; encoded by the coding sequence ATGAAACGTTTCCTGATTTTCTCTGCACTGGCGATGCCCATGCTGGCCGCTGCTTTACCTGCTCTGGCGCAGGCGCCAGCCGCCGATATGCAATCTGCAACGACATCGCGCCAGGGGATGGCGCAGCTGGGCGATCCTTATGTGCCGCCGCGCGTCAAGGCTGCGGCACGGGCAGCAGCTCTCGGGCCTTCCACCACAACGACGGGAGTTTCGGTGCAAGACCGGGCCTTGAAAAAACTGCAAACGAAATTCAATGAAGCGGATACCGATGGCACGGGCTCAGTAACCAAGAGTCAGGCGCAAAAGGCGGGATTCGGCTTTGTAGCGAATAATTTCGAGCAGATCGATGTGGGTCACGCTGGCAGGGTGACGTTTGAAAATGTGAAGAGCTTCATGCGCTCAAACGGCGCGGCATTTTAA
- a CDS encoding RcnB family protein has translation MKAKTIVSAIMAMSLAAGGFAFGQGLDIPVQHNGQQRNDRPDRRDDRSDRRDDQGRRDDQGRRDDQGRQPDRGNYNDQRRDERGAGPDHAFYRGQRLPPEYRNRQYVVDDWRGHHLNAPPRGYHWVQTGGDYVLVAISTGIIMQLLLGN, from the coding sequence ATGAAAGCAAAAACCATTGTTTCCGCCATTATGGCAATGTCGTTGGCCGCAGGAGGATTTGCATTTGGCCAGGGACTCGATATTCCCGTCCAGCATAACGGCCAGCAGCGCAATGACAGGCCTGATCGCCGCGACGACAGGTCCGACCGCCGTGACGACCAGGGTCGCCGTGATGATCAGGGCCGCCGCGACGACCAAGGTCGCCAGCCAGACCGTGGCAATTACAACGATCAGCGTCGTGACGAGCGTGGCGCGGGTCCTGATCACGCCTTTTATCGCGGCCAGCGCCTGCCGCCTGAATACCGCAACCGGCAATATGTCGTCGATGACTGGCGCGGCCACCACCTGAATGCGCCGCCGCGTGGCTACCATTGGGTGCAAACCGGCGGCGATTATGTGCTGGTGGCGATATCGACCGGCATCATCATGCAGCTTTTGTTGGGTAACTGA
- a CDS encoding LysR family transcriptional regulator, whose product MISLRQLKYFVEIVDAGSYTRAAEHLFVAQSALSRQMKELETDMQVNLLQRDSRHVELTEAGQLFYARTKRILEDIDDAIVQAHQIGKGEQGRIRVLHSSSVTLSAAMGDIFNTLLLRFPGVSLDFSRAPSEHQALDIDEGRADFGLVRLPILRKFPNIQIKKVFSEKLVVALSKDHRFAQRSHIGIADLRNEHFVSVPHKDRGGLSYLVAELCMRHDFFPKAARATSRKASLLNLIEANLGIAIVPESMQEIAPAGIRFLQLPPQDAQSDVAVIYRRDASPMIAGFIAAFLALMPQAEKI is encoded by the coding sequence ATGATTTCACTAAGACAGCTCAAATACTTCGTCGAAATTGTCGACGCCGGCAGCTATACACGCGCCGCAGAACATCTGTTCGTCGCCCAGTCGGCGTTGAGTCGGCAGATGAAGGAATTGGAAACCGACATGCAGGTCAACCTGCTGCAGCGCGATTCACGGCATGTCGAACTGACCGAAGCCGGACAGCTGTTTTACGCGCGAACCAAAAGGATTTTGGAAGATATCGATGACGCCATCGTCCAGGCGCATCAGATTGGCAAAGGCGAACAAGGCCGGATCCGGGTGCTGCATTCGAGTTCGGTCACCTTATCCGCGGCCATGGGCGACATCTTCAACACGCTGCTGCTCAGGTTCCCCGGCGTATCTTTGGATTTCTCACGCGCGCCGTCCGAGCATCAGGCGCTGGATATCGATGAAGGCCGGGCCGATTTCGGATTGGTGAGGCTGCCGATACTGCGAAAATTTCCGAATATCCAGATCAAGAAAGTGTTTTCCGAAAAACTGGTAGTGGCGCTCTCCAAGGACCATCGCTTCGCCCAGAGAAGTCATATCGGCATCGCAGATCTACGCAATGAACATTTTGTTTCAGTGCCGCACAAGGATCGCGGCGGCCTCAGCTATCTGGTTGCGGAACTGTGCATGCGCCATGACTTTTTCCCCAAGGCCGCACGCGCCACGTCGCGCAAGGCTTCGCTGCTGAACCTGATCGAGGCCAATCTGGGGATTGCGATCGTGCCGGAAAGCATGCAGGAAATTGCACCGGCCGGCATCCGTTTTTTGCAACTGCCGCCGCAAGATGCGCAATCGGACGTTGCAGTGATTTACCGGCGCGACGCATCGCCGATGATTGCCGGCTTTATCGCGGCATTTCTGGCATTGATGCCACAGGCGGAAAAAATTTGA
- a CDS encoding TetR/AcrR family transcriptional regulator, whose protein sequence is MEQKENKRARGRPRAYDPEQALTNARDVFWRLGYGGSSLDDLSAATGMNRPSLYAAFGDKHALYLQTLDRYIALGREAMTAACASDLPLAQALLRVYQLALGMYLPLDSAARGCLLIGTAATQAVVDAEVRDRLADGLRSFDQVFESRFQRALEQGESTAALEPALLAKMASAILHTLALRSRAGDPRESLEATAAAGIKLMCGIGKECR, encoded by the coding sequence ATGGAACAAAAAGAAAACAAGCGCGCCCGTGGGCGGCCTCGGGCTTACGATCCGGAGCAGGCGCTGACCAATGCGCGCGACGTATTCTGGCGCCTGGGCTATGGCGGCAGTTCGCTTGACGACCTCAGCGCAGCCACCGGCATGAACCGGCCCAGCCTGTACGCGGCGTTCGGTGACAAGCACGCGCTTTATCTGCAAACGCTGGATCGCTATATAGCGCTGGGGCGCGAGGCAATGACGGCGGCCTGCGCCAGCGATTTGCCGCTGGCGCAGGCGCTGTTGCGTGTATATCAACTGGCGCTTGGCATGTATCTGCCACTCGACAGCGCTGCGCGTGGTTGTCTGTTGATCGGCACCGCGGCTACCCAGGCCGTGGTGGATGCCGAGGTGCGCGACCGGCTGGCGGATGGCTTGCGTAGTTTTGACCAGGTATTCGAGTCACGCTTCCAGCGTGCGCTGGAGCAGGGCGAATCGACTGCAGCACTGGAGCCGGCGCTGCTGGCGAAGATGGCATCGGCGATCTTGCACACGTTGGCCTTGCGTTCGCGCGCCGGTGATCCAAGGGAATCGCTGGAAGCGACGGCTGCTGCTGGCATCAAGCTGATGTGCGGCATCGGGAAAGAATGCCGTTAA
- a CDS encoding M13 family metallopeptidase yields the protein MKRSLICAAVLTLAASATCSTSSLAQTPQPAVGAVASAPQVSGIDTHNADLAVRPQDDFYSYVNGAWLKKTEIPADKSSWDAFYEVVEHTLDQLHSIVDAVSADKNLAPGSNQQKIADLYASYMNEPVLETLGIKPLDAEFARVDALTEKQQIPGLIAHLNSIGVTAPYALSIHQDAKDSSKVIADIGQSGLGLPDRDYYLKAGDAKLKNTLVKYQTHVAAMLTLTGDKAANKNAAAIVALETRLAKVQWTEVQNRDPIKVYNPVPLAQLPALAPHVNWAGYLDDAGLKDKVTYLVVSQPSFIKGLDKVLQDTPLSVWKAYFKWHVLSSYASDLSNEYVDQNFSFKGTVLRGVPQNEPRWKRGISVIENSMGEGLGQLYVEQFFPPENKARMEKLVANLIAAYHQSIDNLDWMSADSKKEAQKKLSTLMLKIGYPDKWRDYSTLVIKHDDLVGNVMRSNAFEYTRNINKLGKPVDRSEWGDTPQTVNAYYNPEFNEIVFPAAILQAPFFNANADDAVNYGGIGAVIGHEISHGFDDQGSQYDEIGNLRDWMSKQDHQNFAVKTKALVKQYGAYSAISGYKVNGELTLGENIADNSGLAIAYKAYHLSLDGKTPPVIDGFTGDQRLYLGWAQVWRGKVRDAQAIVYVKTDPHSPPRFRGNGTVVNQPGFYSAFGVKPGDKMYLPPEQRIIMW from the coding sequence GTGAAACGTTCTCTCATTTGTGCAGCAGTATTGACACTGGCTGCAAGCGCTACCTGTTCCACCTCCAGTCTTGCTCAAACACCCCAGCCTGCCGTCGGCGCCGTAGCGTCCGCGCCGCAAGTCAGCGGCATCGACACGCACAACGCCGACCTGGCCGTTCGCCCCCAGGACGATTTCTACAGCTATGTGAATGGCGCATGGCTCAAGAAAACTGAAATCCCGGCCGACAAATCGTCATGGGACGCCTTCTATGAGGTTGTTGAACATACCCTTGACCAGTTGCATTCCATTGTCGACGCCGTCAGCGCCGATAAAAATCTCGCGCCAGGATCGAACCAGCAAAAGATCGCCGATCTGTACGCCAGTTATATGAATGAACCGGTGCTGGAAACCTTGGGCATAAAACCGCTGGATGCGGAGTTCGCCCGGGTCGACGCCTTGACAGAAAAGCAGCAGATCCCCGGCCTGATTGCACATCTGAACAGCATCGGTGTCACTGCGCCTTATGCGCTGAGCATACACCAGGATGCCAAGGACTCCAGCAAAGTCATCGCCGACATCGGCCAGAGCGGCCTCGGCTTGCCTGACCGTGATTACTACCTGAAAGCGGGCGACGCCAAGCTAAAAAACACCCTGGTCAAATATCAGACCCACGTTGCAGCCATGCTGACACTGACCGGAGACAAGGCGGCGAACAAAAACGCCGCCGCCATCGTCGCCCTGGAAACCCGGCTGGCCAAGGTGCAATGGACCGAAGTACAAAACCGCGATCCGATCAAGGTCTACAACCCGGTCCCGCTTGCGCAGTTGCCTGCGCTGGCGCCGCATGTCAACTGGGCCGGCTATCTGGACGATGCAGGCCTGAAAGACAAGGTCACTTATCTGGTGGTTAGCCAGCCCAGCTTCATCAAAGGCCTGGACAAGGTTCTGCAAGACACCCCGCTGTCGGTCTGGAAAGCGTATTTCAAATGGCATGTACTGAGTAGTTATGCCTCCGATCTATCCAACGAATACGTCGACCAGAATTTCTCGTTCAAGGGCACCGTGCTGCGCGGCGTACCGCAAAATGAGCCGCGCTGGAAACGCGGCATCAGTGTCATAGAAAACAGCATGGGCGAAGGCTTGGGCCAGCTCTATGTCGAACAGTTTTTCCCGCCCGAGAACAAGGCGCGTATGGAAAAACTGGTAGCCAACCTGATCGCCGCCTACCATCAAAGCATCGACAATCTAGATTGGATGAGCGCAGACAGCAAGAAAGAGGCGCAGAAAAAACTGTCGACGCTGATGCTGAAGATCGGCTATCCGGACAAATGGCGCGACTATTCCACCCTCGTCATCAAGCACGACGACCTGGTCGGCAACGTCATGCGCTCCAATGCATTCGAATACACGCGCAATATCAACAAACTCGGCAAACCTGTAGACCGCAGCGAATGGGGCGATACGCCGCAAACAGTGAACGCCTACTACAACCCTGAGTTCAACGAAATCGTGTTCCCGGCTGCGATCCTGCAAGCGCCGTTCTTCAACGCCAACGCCGACGATGCGGTCAACTACGGTGGCATCGGTGCCGTGATCGGCCATGAAATCAGCCACGGCTTCGATGACCAGGGCAGCCAGTACGATGAAATTGGCAATTTGCGCGACTGGATGAGCAAGCAAGACCATCAGAATTTCGCGGTCAAGACCAAGGCCCTGGTGAAGCAGTACGGGGCGTATAGCGCGATATCTGGCTATAAAGTAAACGGCGAGTTGACCCTGGGCGAAAACATTGCCGACAACTCCGGCCTGGCGATTGCCTACAAGGCCTATCACCTGTCGCTGGACGGAAAAACGCCGCCGGTGATCGATGGCTTCACCGGCGACCAGCGCCTGTATCTGGGCTGGGCGCAAGTGTGGCGCGGCAAGGTGCGTGATGCACAAGCGATCGTTTACGTGAAAACAGACCCGCATTCTCCACCACGTTTCCGGGGCAATGGCACTGTCGTCAACCAGCCCGGCTTCTACAGTGCTTTCGGCGTCAAGCCTGGCGACAAGATGTACCTGCCACCGGAACAGCGCATCATCATGTGGTAA
- the gnd gene encoding phosphogluconate dehydrogenase (NAD(+)-dependent, decarboxylating), translated as MQLGMIGLGRMGANMARRLTRGDHQCVVYDLHPDAVKAAVHPGAVGASSLQDLVSQLKAPRVLWLMLPAAVVDENLALLVPLLEAGDIVIDGGNSYYHDDIRRGAELKAKQIHYVDVGTSGGVAGFDRGYCLMIGGETETVQHLAPIFKTLAPGADAATPTSGRNKSGSSAEQGYLHCGPQGAGHFVKMVHNGIEYGIMGAYAEGLNILRHANVGKQKSVADAETTPLRHPEHYQYDLDLPEITELWRRGSVIGSWLLDLTAGALLKDPTLENYAGHVSDSGEGRWTINAAVDEAVPVPILSAALFSRFSSRGEDEFSNKVLSAMRQGFGGHVEKPAKPD; from the coding sequence ATGCAACTAGGCATGATTGGTTTAGGGCGCATGGGCGCCAACATGGCCAGGCGTTTGACCAGAGGCGACCACCAGTGCGTGGTATATGACTTGCACCCGGATGCCGTCAAGGCGGCAGTACACCCCGGCGCGGTTGGCGCTTCATCGTTGCAGGATCTTGTCAGCCAGCTGAAAGCACCGCGCGTGCTGTGGCTGATGCTACCGGCGGCCGTGGTTGATGAAAACCTGGCGTTGCTGGTGCCATTGCTGGAAGCTGGGGACATCGTGATCGATGGCGGTAATTCTTACTATCATGACGACATTCGCCGCGGCGCTGAACTGAAAGCCAAACAGATTCATTATGTCGATGTCGGCACCAGCGGCGGCGTGGCCGGCTTTGACCGCGGCTATTGCCTGATGATCGGCGGCGAGACGGAAACGGTGCAACATCTGGCGCCAATTTTCAAGACGCTGGCGCCTGGCGCCGATGCCGCCACACCTACGTCCGGCCGCAACAAGAGCGGCAGCAGCGCCGAGCAGGGTTATCTGCACTGCGGACCACAAGGCGCCGGACATTTTGTCAAGATGGTGCATAACGGTATCGAGTACGGCATCATGGGCGCCTATGCCGAAGGCCTGAATATTTTGCGGCACGCCAACGTCGGCAAGCAGAAGAGCGTGGCCGACGCCGAAACCACGCCGCTACGTCATCCGGAGCACTATCAGTACGACCTCGATTTGCCGGAGATCACCGAATTGTGGCGGCGCGGCAGCGTGATCGGCTCCTGGCTGCTGGACCTGACCGCCGGTGCGCTGCTGAAAGATCCGACGCTGGAAAACTACGCCGGCCATGTCTCCGATTCGGGCGAGGGCAGATGGACCATCAATGCCGCGGTCGACGAAGCCGTGCCGGTGCCGATCCTGAGCGCCGCATTGTTTTCCCGTTTCAGTTCGCGTGGCGAAGACGAGTTTTCCAACAAGGTGTTGTCAGCCATGCGGCAAGGTTTCGGCGGCCATGTCGAGAAGCCCGCCAAGCCCGATTGA
- a CDS encoding ACP S-malonyltransferase, whose product MMPRLAILCPGQGGQHAAMFDLARSDPAIALALEQWLAAAGLDRPLQEILSQDNLLFSNLLAQPLIVAATVATWSVLQPLLPIPELVAGYSIGELAAWHVAGAISASQVIGLAASRAQLMDACLQPESPQVLFAVSGIALRQLAVLLASQRLYVAIETDADSCIVGGLQQDMLTVAGEIRRLGGKITVLPVTVASHTPLMATAAEPFFEQLRQQFRDNPVLPVLSGVDGHVLTKKEQAITALSQQMTHTIRWHACMDACAERGVTAALELGPGAALSRMLAARHPHIACRSVSEFRSLQGVAGWLQRL is encoded by the coding sequence ATGATGCCGCGCCTGGCGATTCTGTGTCCGGGGCAGGGTGGCCAGCATGCGGCAATGTTCGATCTTGCCCGCTCTGACCCGGCAATTGCGCTAGCGCTGGAGCAATGGCTTGCGGCAGCGGGACTGGACAGGCCGCTGCAAGAAATCCTCTCTCAAGATAATCTGCTTTTCTCAAACCTGCTGGCGCAACCGCTGATTGTGGCTGCGACTGTCGCCACCTGGTCGGTATTGCAACCGCTGTTACCGATTCCCGAGTTGGTTGCCGGCTATAGCATTGGCGAGCTCGCCGCCTGGCATGTAGCCGGCGCGATTTCTGCGTCGCAAGTGATCGGGCTGGCGGCATCGCGGGCGCAACTGATGGACGCTTGTTTGCAGCCTGAGTCGCCGCAGGTCCTGTTTGCCGTCAGCGGCATCGCGTTGCGCCAGCTGGCCGTCCTGCTGGCGTCGCAGCGGCTTTATGTAGCGATTGAAACCGATGCCGACAGTTGCATCGTCGGGGGGCTGCAGCAAGATATGTTGACGGTGGCAGGCGAGATCAGGCGGCTGGGTGGAAAAATAACAGTGCTGCCAGTGACGGTGGCTTCGCATACCCCGTTGATGGCGACTGCCGCCGAGCCGTTTTTCGAACAGCTACGTCAGCAATTCCGCGACAATCCCGTATTACCGGTACTGTCCGGCGTGGACGGACATGTCCTGACCAAAAAAGAGCAAGCAATTACAGCATTGTCGCAGCAGATGACGCATACCATACGCTGGCACGCATGTATGGATGCTTGTGCTGAACGTGGCGTCACAGCGGCGCTGGAACTGGGGCCGGGTGCGGCCTTGTCGCGCATGCTGGCAGCACGCCATCCGCACATTGCCTGTCGTTCAGTGAGCGAATTCCGTTCGTTGCAGGGCGTCGCCGGCTGGCTGCAACGCCTCTAG